A single genomic interval of Comamonas sp. 26 harbors:
- a CDS encoding chemotaxis protein CheW, translating to MADTHQDGAGSGADFDLSQFYQIFFEEASENLDQMEQMLLSLDLSAADDEELNGIFRCAHSIKGGAATFGFSDVTELTHRMESLLDRLRRHEITPIPAMVDVLLESADASRSLLARHQSGDEGEPISTAELVVRIEALAQGLTEIPQVNRPAAVAEKEQVAPVVVAPVQISAPAQVAAPGAVIGTEPPEGARVLHIDIGPLPKLELGDAIKELFRDIPGLGTIQDQVSSKPDYRLFEVRTVSTDDELRDLFVFHVSKEQVQITELTQQLAATVAEVEAVVAEPDAIVAGDDEQATPSVHLSAEEAYGFFAGAPGSPDALLNQERAAQDPSAAGAQKAAPKAAAAHMESTSIRVDVKKVDQLINLVGELVITQAMLAQNSQGLDPTAYQQLLAGLADLDRNTRDLQESVMSIRMIPMSTVFSRFPRMLRDLAGKLGKKVDFITLGEATELDKGLVEKITDPLTHLVRNSVDHGIEMPEERLAACKSENGTLTLAASHQGGSIVIEVRDDGKGMSREKILSKARERGMDVSDSMPDSEVWMLIFAPGFSTADVVTDVSGRGVGMDVVKRNISSLGGTVEIDSVAGQGMKVSVRLPLTLAIMDGMSVGVGEEVYILPLSSVVESFQVKGDDVNTVANGTQLVKVRDEYMPVIALERTFQVPRADENETSNIMVVVEADGSRVALLVDELLGQHQVVVKNLESNYRKVPNVSGATILGDGSVALILDTGALVRRTRH from the coding sequence ATGGCGGATACACACCAGGATGGCGCAGGTTCGGGCGCGGACTTTGACCTTAGCCAGTTCTATCAAATTTTTTTCGAGGAGGCCAGCGAGAACCTCGACCAGATGGAGCAGATGCTGCTCAGCCTGGATTTGTCGGCCGCCGATGACGAAGAGCTCAACGGCATTTTTCGCTGCGCCCACTCCATCAAGGGCGGCGCGGCAACTTTTGGCTTCTCTGACGTGACTGAGCTGACGCACCGCATGGAGTCCTTGCTGGACCGCCTACGTCGCCATGAAATCACTCCCATTCCCGCCATGGTTGATGTGTTGCTGGAGTCTGCAGACGCCAGCCGCAGCCTGCTGGCACGTCACCAGTCGGGTGATGAGGGTGAGCCTATATCCACAGCAGAGCTGGTGGTGCGCATTGAAGCACTGGCACAGGGCTTGACGGAGATTCCACAGGTCAATCGTCCTGCAGCCGTTGCTGAAAAGGAGCAAGTAGCTCCTGTTGTTGTGGCGCCTGTGCAAATTTCTGCTCCCGCTCAGGTCGCAGCGCCCGGCGCCGTGATCGGTACGGAGCCGCCCGAAGGTGCGCGCGTGCTGCACATCGACATTGGTCCGCTGCCCAAGCTGGAGCTGGGTGATGCCATCAAGGAGTTATTTCGCGATATTCCCGGTCTGGGCACGATTCAGGATCAGGTCAGCAGCAAGCCGGATTACCGCCTGTTTGAGGTCAGAACCGTTTCTACCGATGACGAATTGCGTGATTTGTTCGTTTTCCATGTCTCCAAAGAGCAGGTGCAGATCACGGAGCTGACACAGCAGCTCGCGGCCACTGTCGCTGAGGTTGAGGCTGTGGTAGCCGAGCCTGATGCGATTGTGGCCGGGGATGACGAGCAAGCTACACCTTCCGTCCACCTGTCGGCAGAGGAGGCTTATGGCTTTTTTGCCGGAGCACCTGGCAGCCCTGATGCGCTATTGAATCAAGAGCGTGCAGCGCAAGACCCATCTGCGGCAGGGGCACAAAAGGCTGCTCCCAAGGCGGCGGCTGCGCATATGGAGTCCACCAGCATTCGCGTGGATGTGAAGAAGGTGGACCAGCTCATCAATCTGGTCGGCGAGCTGGTGATTACACAGGCCATGCTGGCGCAGAACAGCCAGGGTCTGGACCCTACGGCTTATCAACAGCTGCTGGCGGGGCTGGCCGACCTGGATCGCAACACGCGGGACTTGCAGGAGTCCGTGATGTCGATCCGCATGATTCCCATGTCCACCGTGTTCAGCCGCTTCCCGCGCATGTTGCGTGATCTGGCGGGCAAGCTGGGCAAGAAGGTGGACTTCATCACGCTGGGTGAAGCCACCGAGCTGGACAAGGGTCTGGTCGAAAAGATCACTGACCCGCTGACCCATCTGGTGCGCAACAGCGTGGACCATGGCATTGAGATGCCCGAGGAGCGACTGGCAGCCTGCAAGTCTGAAAACGGCACGCTGACGCTGGCGGCCTCGCATCAGGGCGGCTCCATCGTCATTGAGGTGCGTGACGACGGCAAGGGCATGAGTCGCGAGAAGATTCTGAGCAAGGCGCGCGAGCGCGGCATGGATGTGTCTGACAGCATGCCTGACAGCGAAGTCTGGATGCTGATCTTTGCGCCAGGCTTCTCCACCGCCGATGTGGTGACCGATGTGTCGGGTCGAGGCGTGGGAATGGACGTGGTCAAGCGAAACATCAGCTCATTGGGCGGAACGGTGGAGATTGACTCCGTCGCCGGTCAGGGCATGAAGGTTTCGGTGCGCCTGCCGCTGACGCTGGCCATCATGGATGGCATGTCGGTCGGTGTGGGCGAGGAGGTCTATATCCTGCCCTTGTCCTCCGTGGTGGAGTCCTTCCAGGTCAAGGGCGATGATGTGAACACCGTGGCCAATGGCACGCAACTGGTCAAGGTGCGTGATGAATACATGCCCGTGATTGCACTGGAGCGAACCTTCCAGGTGCCGCGCGCCGATGAGAACGAGACCAGCAACATCATGGTGGTGGTCGAAGCCGACGGCAGCCGTGTGGCGCTGCTGGTGGATGAGCTGCTGGGGCAGCACCAGGTGGTGGTGAAGAACCTGGAGAGCAATTACCGCAAGGTGCCCAATGTCTCGGGTGCCACCATTCTGGGCGATGGATCTGTGGCACTGATTCTGGATACCGGCGCTCTGGTGCGTCGAACCCGTCATTGA
- a CDS encoding ATP-binding cassette domain-containing protein, whose amino-acid sequence MALITLLDAQLAFGHVALLDHATFSLETGERVGLIGRNGAGKSSLLKILGGLAKADDGQVQVQNGVRITYVAQEPDLKPEHTVFESASDGLAAVIAVRERYLAGGEGEDLDVLQTQIEAYDAWNWEQRVEETLQRLHLDPNALVGSLSGGTRKRVALAQALVARPDVLLLDEPTNHLDLDSIEWLEDLLIAFKGSVITITHDRSFLDRIATRIVELDRGHLLSYPGNFAQYVVQKEEQLAQEAVINAKADKLLAQEEVWIRKGVEARRTRSQSRITRLQELRANRSARRDVQGSVNMDIASGKGDSYQGKIVAELTDVSKVYGEKNIVEKFSGTILRGDKVGLLGPNGAGKTTLLKMILGELAPDSGNVRLGANMQVAYFDQMRHQVDLDATLEDFISPGSEWIEIGNQKKHVKSYLSDFLFSPARAHSPVRSLSGGERNRLLLARLFARPANVLVLDEPTNDLDIETLDMLEDLLQSYDGTVFLVSHDRTFLDNVVTSTIAWEGPGHWREYEGGVTDWMEQSRRSKAIAAAAQPKSTPKEEAKPVAAPAESVASPKKKLSYKEQRELETLPAQIAALEAEQKQIQEALADGNLFSTDNSKAVAMHQRDSEIDEALMEALERWTALSA is encoded by the coding sequence ATGGCACTGATTACTTTGTTGGACGCTCAATTGGCGTTCGGGCACGTGGCCCTGTTGGACCACGCCACTTTCTCCCTGGAAACCGGCGAACGCGTCGGTCTGATCGGCCGCAATGGCGCTGGCAAGTCTTCGCTGCTCAAAATTTTGGGCGGCCTGGCAAAAGCCGATGACGGTCAGGTCCAGGTCCAAAACGGGGTTCGCATTACTTATGTAGCCCAAGAGCCGGATCTGAAGCCGGAGCACACAGTCTTTGAATCCGCATCCGATGGTCTGGCGGCTGTGATTGCCGTGCGTGAGCGCTATTTGGCTGGCGGCGAGGGCGAGGATCTGGATGTCTTGCAGACCCAGATTGAGGCTTATGACGCCTGGAACTGGGAGCAGCGCGTAGAAGAAACGCTGCAGCGTCTGCATCTGGACCCTAACGCTCTGGTGGGCAGCCTATCTGGCGGTACTCGTAAGCGCGTAGCGCTGGCGCAAGCTTTGGTGGCCCGCCCCGATGTGCTGCTGCTGGATGAGCCAACCAACCACTTGGACCTGGACTCTATTGAGTGGCTGGAAGATTTGCTGATTGCTTTCAAGGGAAGCGTCATCACCATCACCCACGACCGCAGCTTCCTGGACCGCATTGCCACGCGCATTGTGGAGCTGGACCGAGGCCACCTGCTCTCGTACCCTGGTAACTTTGCTCAATACGTTGTGCAAAAAGAAGAACAGTTGGCGCAAGAGGCGGTTATCAACGCCAAGGCCGACAAGCTGCTGGCCCAAGAAGAAGTCTGGATTCGCAAGGGCGTGGAAGCCCGCCGCACGCGTAGCCAGAGCCGCATCACCCGCTTGCAAGAGTTGCGGGCCAATCGCTCCGCTCGCCGCGATGTGCAAGGCAGCGTGAACATGGATATTGCCTCTGGCAAGGGTGACAGCTACCAGGGCAAGATCGTGGCCGAGCTGACCGATGTCAGCAAGGTCTACGGCGAAAAGAACATTGTTGAAAAATTCAGCGGTACGATTTTGCGTGGCGACAAGGTGGGCCTGCTGGGCCCCAATGGCGCTGGCAAGACGACGCTGCTCAAGATGATCTTGGGCGAGCTGGCACCGGATAGCGGCAATGTGCGCCTAGGCGCCAATATGCAGGTTGCCTACTTTGACCAGATGCGCCACCAAGTCGATCTGGATGCAACGCTGGAGGATTTCATCAGCCCCGGTAGCGAGTGGATTGAAATTGGCAACCAGAAGAAGCACGTCAAGAGCTATCTGAGCGACTTCCTGTTCTCGCCCGCGCGTGCGCATTCTCCCGTGCGCTCTCTGTCGGGTGGTGAGCGCAACCGTTTGCTGCTGGCCCGCCTGTTTGCCCGCCCTGCCAATGTGCTGGTGCTGGACGAGCCGACCAACGACCTCGACATCGAGACGCTGGATATGCTGGAAGACCTGCTGCAAAGCTACGACGGCACCGTCTTCCTGGTCAGCCATGACCGCACCTTCCTCGACAACGTCGTCACCAGCACCATTGCCTGGGAAGGCCCTGGCCACTGGCGTGAATATGAAGGCGGCGTGACGGACTGGATGGAGCAATCGCGCCGCAGCAAGGCAATTGCAGCCGCCGCCCAGCCCAAGAGCACTCCCAAGGAAGAAGCCAAGCCTGTAGCAGCCCCCGCCGAAAGCGTGGCAAGCCCAAAGAAAAAGCTCAGCTACAAAGAGCAGCGTGAGCTGGAAACCCTGCCTGCCCAGATTGCTGCACTGGAAGCCGAGCAAAAGCAGATTCAGGAAGCGCTGGCTGACGGCAATCTGTTCTCGACCGACAACTCCAAGGCGGTCGCCATGCACCAGCGTGATTCGGAAATTGACGAAGCGCTGATGGAAGCACTGGAGCGCTGGACAGCTCTGTCCGCCTAA
- the cheD gene encoding chemoreceptor glutamine deamidase CheD, translated as MRNLSSPPDMPGAGAAGWSLRSPAYMGQASAEPAAVAPVSSLEQLKRRPRQPGEASFFYYDPHFQLNSAKVLPGEYFVSRDEMAIVTVLGSCIAACLWDRFMRIGGMNHFMLPEGDSRDVSGRYGSYAMELLINEMLKMGARRESMQAKVFGGAQVMANFTTMNVGERNTDFVTEYLQTERIPIVSEDVLDIYPRKVVFFPSTGKAMVKRLAHAHPEALVRQEISRGSAAVVARNTAGGSVDLF; from the coding sequence ATGAGGAATCTGAGCTCTCCGCCGGATATGCCGGGTGCTGGCGCTGCAGGCTGGTCTTTGCGCAGCCCAGCCTATATGGGGCAGGCCTCTGCTGAGCCGGCAGCCGTGGCGCCGGTGTCATCGCTGGAGCAGCTCAAGCGTCGGCCACGCCAGCCGGGTGAGGCCTCGTTCTTTTATTACGACCCGCACTTTCAGCTCAACTCAGCCAAGGTGCTGCCGGGTGAGTATTTTGTCTCGCGCGACGAGATGGCCATCGTCACCGTGTTGGGCTCCTGCATTGCAGCTTGTTTGTGGGATCGATTCATGCGCATTGGCGGCATGAACCACTTCATGCTGCCCGAGGGCGATAGCAGAGATGTCTCGGGCCGTTATGGCTCGTACGCGATGGAGCTGCTGATTAACGAGATGCTGAAGATGGGTGCGCGGCGTGAGTCCATGCAGGCCAAGGTTTTCGGCGGCGCTCAGGTCATGGCCAACTTCACGACCATGAACGTGGGTGAGCGCAACACCGATTTTGTGACAGAGTATTTGCAGACCGAGCGCATTCCTATCGTCTCTGAAGACGTGCTGGATATTTACCCGCGCAAAGTGGTCTTTTTTCCATCCACCGGCAAGGCCATGGTCAAACGACTGGCCCACGCCCATCCTGAAGCGCTGGTGCGGCAGGAAATCAGCCGTGGCAGCGCCGCTGTCGTTGCGCGCAACACGGCGGGTGGCTCGGTGGATCTGTTTTGA
- a CDS encoding chemotaxis protein CheW produces the protein MNILNKTAEGLATGSREYLTFRLGAEEYGIDILKVQEIRGYEPPTRIANAPEFIKGVVNLRGTIVPIVDMRLRFNCSEVEYNAFTVVIILNLGRRVVGIVVDSVSDVMELAADAVRPAPDIESAIDSGCILGLGSVGERMLILLDIEKLMGNVDMGLVASEA, from the coding sequence ATGAACATCCTCAACAAGACTGCCGAAGGCCTGGCCACTGGCTCCCGCGAATATCTGACCTTCCGCCTGGGCGCTGAGGAGTACGGCATCGACATCCTTAAGGTGCAGGAAATCCGTGGCTACGAGCCTCCCACACGCATTGCCAATGCCCCCGAGTTCATCAAGGGTGTGGTCAATCTGCGCGGCACCATCGTGCCTATCGTGGACATGCGCCTGCGCTTTAACTGTTCCGAAGTGGAGTACAACGCCTTCACCGTGGTCATCATCCTGAATCTGGGCCGCCGCGTGGTGGGCATTGTGGTGGACTCGGTCAGCGATGTGATGGAGCTGGCTGCGGATGCCGTGCGCCCCGCACCAGATATCGAAAGCGCCATCGACAGTGGCTGCATTCTGGGCCTGGGCTCGGTGGGCGAGCGCATGCTCATCTTGCTGGACATTGAAAAGCTCATGGGCAACGTCGACATGGGCCTGGTGGCCTCTGAAGCCTGA
- a CDS encoding response regulator codes for MRSILAVDDSPSMRKMVSFTLSSAGFKVVEAVDGVDALEKAQAENIDLVLADQNMPRLDGIGLTRKLREDPKFKGTPILILTTESSDLMKQAGRAAGATGWLVKPFDPNRLIEVIQKVLR; via the coding sequence ATGCGATCGATCCTGGCTGTTGATGATTCCCCCTCGATGCGAAAGATGGTTTCTTTCACATTGAGCAGTGCTGGCTTTAAGGTGGTGGAGGCCGTCGATGGTGTAGATGCACTTGAAAAAGCCCAGGCAGAAAACATAGATCTGGTGCTGGCCGACCAGAACATGCCGCGCCTTGATGGCATTGGCCTTACCCGCAAGCTGCGCGAAGACCCCAAGTTCAAGGGAACGCCCATCTTGATTTTGACGACGGAATCCAGCGATTTGATGAAGCAGGCAGGCCGTGCCGCAGGGGCTACGGGCTGGCTGGTTAAGCCTTTTGACCCCAATCGTTTGATTGAAGTCATTCAGAAAGTCCTCCGTTAA
- a CDS encoding chemotaxis response regulator protein-glutamate methylesterase — protein MLKPKIRVIVVDDSALVRSLLAEIINRQHDMECIGSANDPLIAREMIRELNPDVITLDVEMPRMDGIDFLGRLMRLRPMPVVMISTLTERGAEVTMRALELGAIDFVAKPRVGVANGLQELATQIVDKIRVAAVAQVHRLPVAPHGVAAGAKPAVARPPVVPTLLGRVSTEKIIAIGASTGGTEAIREVLSHLPADCPAIVITQHMPPGFTTSFAARLNSLCQMTVKEATHGERLLPGHAYIAPGGKHFSISRSGANYVAVVDDAPPVNRHKPSVEVLFKSVAANAGRNAYGIMLTGMGADGAAAMREMRDAGSYNLVQDEATCIVFGMPREAIAHGAADEVLPLPQIAQALLIKLRGGSDQVHHRI, from the coding sequence TTGTTAAAGCCAAAAATTAGGGTGATCGTGGTAGACGACTCTGCGCTGGTGCGCAGTTTGTTGGCCGAGATCATCAACCGTCAGCACGATATGGAATGCATTGGTTCGGCCAATGATCCGCTGATCGCGCGCGAGATGATTCGCGAACTGAACCCGGACGTCATCACGCTGGATGTGGAAATGCCCCGTATGGATGGCATTGACTTTCTGGGGCGTCTCATGCGCCTTCGCCCCATGCCGGTGGTGATGATCTCCACGCTGACCGAGCGCGGCGCTGAAGTCACCATGCGTGCGCTGGAACTGGGAGCCATTGACTTTGTGGCCAAGCCCCGCGTGGGTGTTGCCAATGGTTTGCAGGAACTCGCCACGCAGATCGTGGACAAGATTCGTGTGGCGGCGGTCGCTCAGGTGCATCGCCTGCCGGTAGCGCCACATGGCGTGGCTGCGGGGGCCAAGCCTGCTGTGGCCCGTCCGCCAGTCGTGCCGACGCTGCTGGGGCGAGTCTCTACCGAAAAAATCATTGCCATTGGCGCCTCCACGGGCGGCACAGAAGCGATTCGGGAAGTGCTGAGCCATTTGCCCGCCGATTGCCCTGCCATCGTCATCACCCAGCATATGCCGCCGGGCTTCACCACCAGCTTTGCGGCGCGGCTCAACAGCCTGTGCCAGATGACGGTGAAGGAAGCCACGCATGGCGAGCGCCTGCTGCCCGGCCATGCCTATATCGCCCCAGGCGGCAAGCATTTTTCCATCAGCCGCAGCGGTGCCAACTATGTGGCCGTGGTGGATGATGCGCCGCCGGTGAACCGCCACAAGCCCTCAGTCGAGGTGTTGTTCAAGTCGGTGGCGGCCAATGCGGGCCGTAACGCCTACGGAATCATGCTCACGGGCATGGGGGCCGATGGTGCAGCCGCCATGCGCGAGATGCGTGACGCAGGTAGCTATAACCTGGTGCAGGACGAAGCCACTTGCATCGTCTTTGGTATGCCGCGCGAAGCCATTGCCCACGGTGCGGCTGACGAGGTGCTGCCCCTGCCGCAAATTGCGCAAGCCCTGCTGATCAAGCTGCGTGGCGGCTCCGATCAAGTGCACCATCGCATCTAA
- a CDS encoding response regulator transcription factor: MIHVVLCDDHAILRRGIRDTLAEATDIIVTAEAGCYAELREQLRTATCDVLLLDINMPGRSGLEVLASVRETHPHIRVIMVSMYPEDQYALRSIKAGAAGYANKAGDPVQLIEAVRIVQSGRKYLTPEVAQMLAESLAQPVAPVPHETLSEREMQTLLKIASGQKQTDIAQELMLSPKTVSVYRARVLEKLGMSSNAELTAYAIHNKLI, encoded by the coding sequence TTGATTCACGTCGTGCTATGCGATGACCATGCCATTTTGCGACGAGGCATACGCGACACCCTGGCCGAGGCGACGGACATCATCGTCACCGCCGAAGCAGGCTGCTACGCCGAGCTGCGCGAGCAACTGCGCACTGCCACCTGCGACGTGCTGCTGCTGGACATCAACATGCCCGGCCGCAGCGGTCTGGAGGTTCTGGCCAGTGTGCGCGAAACCCACCCGCACATCCGCGTCATCATGGTCTCCATGTACCCCGAGGATCAGTACGCGCTGCGCAGCATCAAGGCCGGCGCGGCAGGCTATGCCAACAAGGCGGGCGACCCGGTGCAGCTGATCGAAGCCGTGCGCATCGTGCAAAGCGGCCGCAAATACCTGACCCCCGAAGTGGCCCAGATGCTGGCCGAAAGCCTGGCCCAGCCAGTGGCCCCCGTGCCCCACGAAACCCTGTCCGAGCGCGAGATGCAGACTTTGCTGAAGATTGCCAGCGGCCAGAAGCAAACGGATATTGCGCAGGAGCTGATGCTGAGCCCCAAGACGGTGAGTGTTTATCGGGCGCGGGTGCTGGAGAAGCTGGGGATGAGTAGCAACGCAGAGTTGACGGCTTACGCGATTCACAACAAGCTGATCTAG
- a CDS encoding ATP-binding protein: MFQNVSNDSVLGDMQLQDQHVKILHIEDSVADQALARLSLKRGQLPCTLTAVDTLPAIKDALQTQTFDLILADYYLPGFTALDVWDLIRTRADAPPFVLLSGAIGESAAVDIMRLGISDYLLKDQINSLPHVIKRAIEVHEARQARRRAMQELAQSEKRLAELTDHLHTSIEQERANISREIHDDIGGSLTAVKFDLAWMSRNSPEGALREHAQSALEMLEHALGASQRIMQNLRPPVLDQGLVAAVQWLAQDFERRTGIPAQLHTSREHMEIAPAQQVAVYRTAQESLTNISKYAQASRVTLDLSDHEGFLTLEVTDNGVGLTQESRDKPQSFGLRGLSERARTVNGWLDVSSHPGRGTSIILTIPLTDTET; the protein is encoded by the coding sequence ATGTTCCAAAATGTATCCAATGATAGCGTTCTTGGCGATATGCAATTACAGGATCAGCACGTGAAAATCCTCCATATTGAAGACTCTGTCGCAGATCAGGCCCTGGCGCGCCTGAGTCTCAAGCGTGGACAGCTGCCCTGCACCCTCACTGCGGTCGACACTCTGCCCGCTATCAAAGACGCTTTGCAGACGCAGACGTTCGACCTGATTCTGGCGGACTACTACCTGCCCGGCTTCACGGCGCTGGATGTCTGGGACCTGATTCGCACCCGCGCCGATGCTCCGCCGTTTGTGCTGCTGTCGGGTGCCATTGGCGAATCGGCGGCGGTGGATATCATGCGGCTGGGCATCAGCGACTACCTCCTCAAAGACCAGATCAACAGCCTGCCACATGTCATCAAGCGCGCCATTGAAGTGCACGAAGCGCGGCAGGCCCGCCGCCGCGCCATGCAGGAGCTGGCCCAGTCCGAAAAGCGTTTGGCCGAGCTGACAGACCATCTGCACACCAGCATCGAGCAAGAGCGCGCCAATATCTCGCGCGAGATTCATGACGATATTGGTGGCTCGCTCACCGCCGTCAAGTTCGATCTGGCATGGATGAGCCGCAACAGCCCCGAAGGCGCGCTGCGCGAGCACGCCCAATCGGCGCTGGAAATGCTGGAGCACGCACTGGGTGCCAGTCAGCGCATCATGCAGAACTTGCGCCCGCCGGTACTCGACCAAGGGCTGGTTGCCGCCGTGCAATGGCTGGCTCAGGACTTTGAGCGCCGCACCGGCATTCCCGCCCAGCTGCACACCAGCCGCGAGCACATGGAGATAGCCCCCGCCCAGCAGGTGGCCGTGTACCGCACTGCGCAGGAATCCTTGACCAATATCAGCAAATACGCACAAGCCAGCCGCGTGACGCTGGATTTATCCGATCACGAAGGTTTTTTGACACTGGAAGTAACAGATAACGGGGTAGGTTTGACCCAGGAATCCCGTGACAAGCCCCAATCCTTCGGGCTTCGCGGACTAAGTGAGCGCGCACGCACAGTTAACGGCTGGCTGGATGTGAGCAGCCACCCCGGTCGAGGAACCTCTATCATCCTCACCATTCCTCTGACTGATACCGAAACATGA
- the fliR gene encoding flagellar biosynthetic protein FliR — MITFSEAQIAAWLSPLIWPFVRVLALFTTAPVFSQKAIPMRLKVGLAFLVALCAQPMLGEQPVVSIASAQALGTLVQQVVIGLSVGFAVRLVMAAIEVAGEVVGLQMGLNFASFFDPTSNAQLSAVARFMVQIATLLFIVINGHLLVLMAVLKSFEAFPVDGNFLQAISQMRIHEMGSAVFASAFWIALPMVAMLLFVNLVLGIISRVAPQMNIYAVGFPVTLTVGLVGLVATLPLMEQPMVELLLKGVAVFGV, encoded by the coding sequence ATGATTACTTTTAGCGAAGCCCAGATTGCGGCCTGGCTCTCGCCCCTGATCTGGCCTTTTGTACGCGTGCTGGCGCTGTTCACCACAGCCCCTGTTTTTTCTCAAAAAGCCATTCCCATGCGGCTCAAGGTCGGGCTGGCTTTTTTGGTCGCGCTGTGCGCGCAGCCTATGCTGGGCGAGCAGCCGGTGGTCAGCATCGCCTCGGCGCAAGCCTTGGGTACACTGGTGCAGCAGGTGGTCATCGGTCTGTCCGTCGGCTTTGCCGTACGTTTGGTCATGGCGGCTATCGAAGTGGCCGGTGAAGTGGTGGGTTTGCAGATGGGGCTGAACTTCGCCTCGTTCTTCGACCCCACCAGCAATGCCCAGCTCAGCGCCGTGGCGCGCTTCATGGTGCAGATTGCGACGCTGCTGTTCATCGTCATTAACGGTCACTTGCTGGTGCTGATGGCGGTGCTCAAGAGTTTTGAGGCCTTCCCGGTGGATGGCAATTTTTTGCAGGCCATCTCGCAGATGCGCATTCACGAGATGGGCAGTGCTGTGTTTGCCAGTGCCTTCTGGATTGCGCTGCCTATGGTGGCGATGTTGCTGTTCGTCAACCTGGTGCTGGGCATCATCTCTCGCGTTGCGCCGCAGATGAATATTTATGCAGTGGGCTTTCCGGTCACGCTGACCGTGGGCTTAGTCGGATTGGTGGCGACTTTGCCTTTGATGGAGCAGCCTATGGTGGAGCTGTTGCTGAAGGGTGTCGCGGTTTTTGGGGTTTGA
- the fliQ gene encoding flagellar biosynthesis protein FliQ codes for MTSQFVLTFGREALTLLLMISMPVLGVVMGVGLLVSIFQAVTQVHEATLAFVPKLLAAVAVFAVAGPWMLSTLVDFIRRTIESIPGSVG; via the coding sequence ATGACCTCTCAATTTGTATTGACCTTTGGCCGCGAGGCGTTGACTTTGTTGCTCATGATTTCCATGCCTGTGCTGGGCGTGGTCATGGGCGTGGGCCTGCTTGTCAGCATCTTTCAGGCCGTCACGCAGGTGCATGAAGCCACGCTGGCCTTTGTGCCCAAGCTGCTGGCCGCCGTGGCGGTGTTTGCCGTGGCCGGGCCGTGGATGCTTTCCACGCTGGTGGATTTCATTCGTCGAACGATCGAAAGCATCCCAGGATCGGTGGGATGA
- a CDS encoding CheR family methyltransferase — protein sequence MLNLGRSASSNKAPAHLVQDDDASPDQLSGPLTQGREFVWSNRDFSRVQALIYKHAGISLHDGKHAMVYSRLSRRLRETGYESFASYLDWLESINDGPEWQEFVNALTTNLTAFFREQHHFEILQQHLRSHKPAGNGWKVWCNAASTGEEPYSILMTAVESLGASPSFQLTASDIDSRVLETASRGVYRAESVKGVSTERLHRFFLRGRSGNSGMVRIKPELRQMVDFINVNLIAGDWPFREKFDVVFCRNVMIYFDAPTQRRVLERIHQVLKPGGLLFVGHAENFSDARDLFALKGKTVYERQ from the coding sequence GTGCTGAATCTGGGGCGTAGCGCTTCATCCAACAAAGCTCCTGCGCATCTGGTGCAGGACGACGATGCGTCGCCAGACCAATTGTCTGGCCCGCTGACGCAGGGGCGCGAGTTCGTCTGGTCTAACCGTGACTTCTCCCGCGTTCAGGCGCTGATCTACAAACATGCCGGCATCAGCCTGCATGATGGCAAGCACGCCATGGTCTACAGCCGCCTGTCCCGCCGCTTGCGCGAAACAGGGTACGAGAGCTTTGCCAGCTATCTGGACTGGCTGGAGTCGATTAACGATGGACCGGAGTGGCAAGAGTTCGTCAATGCTCTCACCACCAATCTGACGGCATTCTTTCGCGAGCAGCACCATTTTGAAATTCTGCAGCAGCACCTGCGCAGCCATAAGCCGGCTGGCAATGGCTGGAAGGTGTGGTGCAACGCGGCATCGACGGGTGAAGAGCCTTATTCCATTCTGATGACGGCGGTCGAGAGTCTGGGTGCATCGCCCAGCTTTCAGCTGACGGCAAGCGACATTGATTCACGCGTGCTGGAGACTGCATCGCGCGGCGTGTACCGGGCCGAAAGCGTCAAGGGCGTTAGTACCGAGCGGCTGCACCGTTTCTTTTTGCGTGGACGCTCGGGCAACTCAGGCATGGTTCGCATCAAGCCAGAGCTGCGCCAGATGGTGGATTTCATCAATGTCAACCTGATTGCGGGTGACTGGCCATTTCGCGAGAAATTCGACGTGGTCTTTTGTCGCAACGTGATGATTTACTTTGATGCGCCGACCCAGCGCCGTGTGCTGGAGCGTATTCATCAGGTGCTGAAGCCCGGCGGGCTGCTGTTTGTGGGCCATGCCGAGAATTTCAGCGATGCGCGTGATCTGTTCGCTCTCAAGGGGAAGACCGTTTATGAGCGTCAATGA